One Citricoccus sp. K5 DNA window includes the following coding sequences:
- the cobA gene encoding uroporphyrinogen-III C-methyltransferase, producing the protein MSPATDMELAPGSVALVGGGPGAADLLTVRAMRLLRQADVVYFDRLAPSDDLAVWAPRARLEDVGKRPGHHRVPQPEINRLLVASALAGLRVVRLKGGDPFVFGRGSEEAAACEQAGVPVTVVPGITSAVSVPAAAGIPVTARGISKSFTVVSGHDPLSEEELAGLAQLGGQGGTVVVLMGIGTLGHTAAGLMRHGLDARTPAGLVERGCTPQQRVCLAPLETILLASAVEGIASPAVLVIGEVVRLAPGAELPWSGLTSLAGLTGLTGLVDNA; encoded by the coding sequence ATGAGCCCGGCAACGGACATGGAATTGGCCCCCGGGAGCGTGGCCCTCGTCGGTGGGGGGCCGGGTGCGGCCGACCTCCTGACGGTGCGGGCGATGCGCCTGCTGCGGCAGGCCGACGTCGTGTACTTCGATCGGCTGGCCCCGAGCGATGACCTGGCCGTCTGGGCCCCCCGGGCCCGGCTGGAGGACGTCGGCAAGCGGCCCGGGCACCACAGGGTCCCGCAGCCGGAGATCAACCGGCTGCTCGTGGCCTCGGCACTGGCCGGGCTGCGCGTGGTCCGCCTCAAGGGCGGGGACCCCTTCGTGTTCGGCCGCGGCAGTGAGGAGGCCGCCGCCTGCGAGCAGGCCGGGGTGCCCGTGACCGTGGTCCCGGGCATCACCTCGGCCGTGTCCGTGCCGGCCGCGGCGGGGATCCCGGTCACCGCTCGCGGGATCAGCAAGTCCTTCACGGTCGTCTCCGGCCACGACCCCCTCAGCGAGGAGGAACTGGCCGGGTTGGCCCAGCTGGGCGGGCAGGGAGGGACGGTGGTGGTGCTCATGGGCATCGGCACCCTGGGCCACACCGCCGCCGGCCTGATGCGGCACGGGTTGGACGCCCGGACGCCGGCAGGCCTCGTGGAACGCGGTTGCACCCCTCAGCAGCGGGTCTGCCTGGCCCCGCTCGAGACGATCCTGCTGGCCTCGGCGGTGGAGGGCATCGCCTCACCGGCCGTGCTGGTCATCGGCGAGGTGGTGCGGCTGGCCCCCGGTGCAGAACTGCCCTGGTCCGGGCTGACAAGTTTGGCGGGGCTCACTGGGCTGACCGGTCTCGTGGACAACGCATGA
- the nirB gene encoding nitrite reductase large subunit NirB — translation MTVQPDQQPDQPPAGRSAEHHTGRTTERPALRTIAVIGGGPAAHRLVEALLARSGDDLRIEVFAEEPWAPYDRVALSRRFTDPQDPLALEPLPAGDSRLKLHVGCRVTGIDPEARTLTALNVGSTGNAAGDESILPWDELVLATGSDAARPAIPGAGDMTVYRTIEDVDRLRQHVADLAERLGRTPRAAVIGGGLLGLEAAGGLRVLGADVTVVHSRPWVMNAQLDEFGGRTLNRLLRGQGYVLRLGERPSALERSARGDVLRFPSGEDLEVDLVVAATGITARDELGAGILELGPRGGFAIDERCATSAPHVWAIGEAASFEGECMGLVAPANTMAEVVADRLCGGTGTFPGFDTAAKLKLSGLDVASFGDGFASAPGALEVVYADPTGGLYQKLVVSEDARTLLGGIFVGDATPYASLRPLLGRELPGEAGAFLSAAGNGAPVDLQMPDDAQICSCRDVSAGDLRAAVCGGCPDLGALKACTGVGTQCGSCLPAAQKVMEQQMAELGMEVSTALCEHFALSRSEMFEAVRTTRLTTFSEIVARFGTPADPSVNLGCDLCKPVAASVLATLHGEYILGGDRGGLQDTNDRALANMQKDGTYSVVPRIPAGEITPAKLAVIAEVAGDYGLYTKITGAQRIDLFGARLDQLPGIWERLVAAGFESGQAYGKALRNVKSCVGSTWCRFGVQDSVAMAITLEERYRGLRSPHKMKFGVSGCARECAEARGKDVGVIATSEGWNMYVGGNGGATPAHAQLLAKDLDDETLLRYIDRYVVYYIRTAERLQRTARWMEELPGGLDHVHDVVVKDSLGIASDLEQVVAEHLETYRDEWAATLEDPERLRRFRGFVNAPESPGLPDAPEAGPVVVAGPRIPVRGGQR, via the coding sequence ATGACCGTGCAACCCGACCAGCAGCCCGACCAACCGCCCGCAGGGCGATCCGCGGAGCACCACACAGGGCGAACCACCGAGCGGCCGGCCCTCCGGACGATCGCCGTGATCGGCGGTGGCCCGGCTGCCCATCGGCTGGTCGAGGCGCTGTTGGCCCGCAGCGGGGACGACCTCCGGATCGAGGTCTTCGCCGAGGAACCCTGGGCTCCCTATGACCGGGTGGCGCTGTCCCGGCGGTTCACGGATCCCCAGGACCCACTGGCCCTGGAGCCCCTGCCGGCCGGGGACTCCCGCCTCAAGCTGCACGTCGGTTGCCGGGTCACCGGGATCGACCCTGAGGCGCGGACCCTCACGGCCCTCAACGTCGGCAGTACCGGGAATGCCGCCGGAGACGAATCCATCCTGCCCTGGGACGAGCTGGTCCTGGCCACCGGCAGTGACGCCGCCCGGCCGGCGATCCCCGGGGCCGGGGACATGACCGTCTACCGGACCATCGAGGACGTGGACCGGTTGCGGCAGCACGTGGCGGACTTGGCCGAGCGGCTCGGGCGCACTCCACGCGCGGCCGTGATCGGCGGCGGCCTGTTGGGACTGGAGGCGGCCGGTGGCTTGCGGGTGCTCGGCGCGGACGTCACCGTCGTCCACTCCCGGCCCTGGGTCATGAACGCCCAGCTGGACGAGTTCGGCGGACGGACGCTGAACCGCCTGCTGCGCGGTCAGGGATACGTCCTGCGGCTCGGCGAACGCCCCAGCGCCCTCGAGAGGTCGGCCCGGGGAGATGTCCTGCGCTTCCCCTCCGGCGAGGACCTCGAGGTGGACCTGGTGGTCGCGGCCACGGGGATCACAGCGCGGGACGAACTCGGAGCGGGGATCCTCGAACTCGGTCCACGGGGCGGGTTCGCCATCGACGAGCGGTGCGCCACCTCGGCACCGCACGTGTGGGCCATCGGCGAGGCCGCCAGTTTCGAGGGCGAGTGCATGGGCCTGGTCGCACCGGCCAACACGATGGCAGAGGTGGTCGCCGACCGACTGTGCGGCGGGACCGGCACGTTCCCCGGCTTCGACACGGCGGCCAAGCTCAAGCTCTCCGGGCTGGACGTGGCCAGCTTCGGCGACGGCTTCGCCTCAGCCCCCGGCGCCCTCGAGGTCGTCTACGCGGATCCCACCGGCGGCCTCTACCAGAAGCTCGTGGTGTCCGAGGATGCCCGCACGCTGCTCGGGGGGATCTTCGTGGGCGATGCCACCCCCTATGCGTCCTTGCGGCCGTTGCTGGGGCGGGAGCTTCCCGGGGAGGCGGGGGCCTTCCTGTCCGCCGCCGGCAACGGGGCGCCCGTGGACCTGCAGATGCCGGACGACGCCCAGATCTGCTCCTGCCGGGACGTCAGTGCCGGCGATCTGCGCGCCGCCGTGTGCGGCGGCTGCCCGGACCTCGGGGCACTCAAGGCGTGCACCGGCGTCGGGACCCAGTGTGGTTCCTGCCTGCCCGCGGCCCAGAAGGTCATGGAGCAGCAGATGGCCGAGCTGGGAATGGAGGTCTCCACGGCGCTGTGTGAGCACTTCGCCCTGTCCCGGTCCGAGATGTTCGAGGCCGTCCGCACCACGCGGCTGACCACGTTCAGCGAGATCGTCGCCCGTTTCGGCACCCCGGCGGACCCGTCCGTGAACCTCGGCTGTGATCTCTGCAAGCCCGTGGCGGCCTCGGTTCTGGCCACCCTCCATGGGGAGTACATCCTCGGCGGGGACCGCGGCGGCCTGCAGGACACCAATGACCGTGCGCTGGCGAACATGCAGAAGGACGGCACCTACTCGGTGGTCCCCCGCATCCCGGCCGGCGAGATCACGCCCGCCAAGCTCGCGGTGATCGCCGAGGTCGCCGGGGACTATGGGCTCTACACCAAGATCACCGGCGCCCAGCGGATCGACCTGTTCGGGGCCCGCCTGGATCAGCTGCCTGGCATCTGGGAGCGCCTGGTGGCGGCCGGGTTCGAGTCCGGCCAGGCCTACGGCAAGGCATTGCGCAACGTGAAGTCCTGCGTGGGCTCCACGTGGTGCCGCTTCGGCGTGCAGGATTCCGTGGCCATGGCCATCACGCTCGAGGAGCGGTACCGGGGCCTGCGCTCCCCCCACAAGATGAAGTTCGGCGTCTCCGGCTGCGCCCGTGAGTGTGCCGAGGCCCGCGGGAAGGACGTCGGCGTCATCGCCACGAGTGAGGGCTGGAACATGTACGTGGGCGGCAACGGCGGAGCCACCCCGGCCCACGCCCAGCTGCTGGCCAAGGACCTCGACGACGAGACGCTGCTGCGGTACATCGACCGGTACGTGGTCTACTACATCCGCACCGCCGAACGGCTCCAGCGCACCGCCCGGTGGATGGAGGAACTGCCCGGGGGCCTCGACCACGTCCATGATGTGGTGGTCAAGGACTCCCTGGGGATCGCCTCTGACCTGGAGCAGGTCGTGGCCGAACACCTGGAGACCTACCGGGACGAGTGGGCGGCGACCCTCGAGGACCCCGAACGGCTGCGTCGCTTCCGCGGCTTCGTCAACGCACCGGAATCACCGGGCCTGCCAGACGCACCGGAGGCCGGCCCCGTCGTGGTGGCAGGCCCACGGATCCCGGTGCGGGGAGGCCAGCGATGA
- a CDS encoding FAD-dependent oxidoreductase, with product MSRGPLRIVVVGGGPVAARLVQELRPALEAGAAHVTILGEEPVPAYQRIRLGDVASGRVDGAALSLLDAQDGELAGVVVRCGVKVVALDRDRKTAILDGTPGASVPYDRLVLATGAQAVIPDFPVSGSVGRGISVPAAAGVRPVGVMALRDLAEARRLHQAVRDAEPVVVLGGGVLGVEAALALAEVGAAVTLLHRGHVPLGGQLDPDSGRLLLRQLLAAGIQVRPDCGVQELVVAARAQDRATVHDGVPHLTAIRTTQGRRIPATLLVACTGVRPRDELAAAAGLDTLPRGGIVVDRNGRCPDDPSVFAVGDCAAVLGARSSGLIGPGWDQARAAAGALRTEAGVPEAVERDAAGRPVPRPTPGTPASTSRLDPIVVKSHTLSVACAGDLTADPWDPQGPSVSTWADPVAGQYLRIVTQGSRLLGFVAIGLPRSAAELSRHALTGTLPVADRSALLATEHAAADRELGPEDVLCRCSGATAGQVHEAAMECATVDEVGGRCGAGTGCGTCRGRIEALLAGPPVRLPAGSLA from the coding sequence ATGAGCCGCGGGCCCCTGCGGATCGTCGTGGTGGGTGGCGGGCCGGTGGCGGCCCGGCTCGTCCAGGAGCTGCGCCCGGCCCTGGAGGCGGGCGCGGCCCACGTGACGATCCTGGGGGAGGAGCCCGTCCCGGCCTACCAGCGGATCCGCCTGGGGGACGTGGCCAGCGGCCGCGTCGACGGCGCCGCCCTGTCCCTGCTCGACGCGCAGGACGGGGAGCTGGCCGGCGTCGTGGTCCGGTGCGGGGTCAAGGTGGTGGCCCTCGACCGGGACCGGAAGACCGCGATTCTCGACGGGACCCCTGGCGCCTCAGTTCCCTATGACCGGCTCGTGCTGGCGACCGGCGCCCAGGCCGTCATCCCGGACTTCCCGGTCTCCGGCTCCGTGGGACGGGGCATCTCCGTCCCGGCGGCTGCCGGGGTCCGTCCGGTCGGCGTCATGGCGCTGCGGGACCTGGCCGAGGCCCGGCGCCTGCACCAGGCGGTGCGGGACGCCGAGCCGGTGGTGGTGCTCGGTGGCGGCGTCCTCGGCGTGGAGGCGGCCCTGGCGCTCGCCGAGGTCGGTGCCGCGGTCACCCTGCTGCACCGCGGCCACGTTCCCCTGGGCGGTCAGCTCGATCCCGACTCCGGCCGGCTGCTGCTGCGCCAGCTCCTCGCCGCCGGCATCCAGGTCCGGCCGGACTGCGGGGTGCAGGAACTCGTGGTCGCCGCCCGAGCACAGGACCGGGCCACCGTGCACGACGGCGTCCCCCACCTCACCGCGATCCGCACCACCCAGGGGCGCCGGATCCCGGCCACCCTGCTCGTGGCCTGCACGGGGGTTCGCCCCCGTGACGAGCTCGCCGCGGCCGCCGGACTGGACACACTGCCCCGCGGCGGAATCGTGGTGGACCGGAACGGGCGCTGCCCGGATGATCCGTCCGTCTTCGCGGTGGGCGACTGTGCCGCGGTCCTGGGGGCCCGGTCGAGTGGACTCATCGGGCCAGGCTGGGACCAGGCCCGTGCCGCCGCCGGTGCCCTCCGGACCGAGGCCGGCGTCCCGGAGGCGGTGGAACGCGATGCCGCTGGCCGCCCCGTCCCCAGGCCCACTCCCGGCACCCCGGCCTCGACCAGCCGCCTGGACCCCATCGTGGTGAAGTCCCACACGCTGTCCGTGGCCTGCGCGGGTGATCTCACCGCAGACCCATGGGATCCGCAGGGCCCGAGCGTGTCCACCTGGGCGGACCCGGTGGCGGGACAGTACCTGCGTATCGTCACGCAGGGGTCCCGGTTGCTGGGCTTCGTGGCCATCGGCCTGCCCCGCTCGGCCGCGGAACTCTCCCGGCACGCCCTCACCGGGACCCTGCCCGTGGCGGATCGCTCCGCGTTACTGGCGACGGAGCACGCCGCCGCTGACCGCGAGCTGGGACCGGAGGACGTGCTGTGCCGGTGTTCGGGGGCTACCGCCGGACAGGTCCACGAGGCGGCCATGGAGTGCGCCACCGTGGACGAGGTCGGCGGCCGTTGCGGCGCGGGAACCGGCTGTGGGACGTGCCGGGGCCGGATCGAGGCGCTGCTGGCGGGACCGCCGGTCAGACTGCCAGCCGGTAGCCTCGCTTGA
- a CDS encoding MFS transporter, translating to MAITSTPAGTDSTPSTTEAPPTDRLVMGPGRWISNWQPEHPDFWNGPGRSAARRNLHWSVFCEFLGFAVWQLWSVTVVFLPAAGFDLSTSQQFWLVSLPPLVGAVLRVPYSFTVALFGGRNWTVISALLLLIPTTALAFALSTPETPVWVLYLVAALAGFGGGNFASSMANITFFFPAREKGAALGLNAAGGNIGVAVAQFLVPLAVTLLAFGTFGPNLPMAGLIWIPFILLAAWGAHRYMHNLSHARNDLRGSLSTLREPHLWLISVIYIGTFGSFMGFGSVFPTLISLMFPAFTSLELWGAAISMAFLGPLVGSLARPFGGRLADRRGGARVTLGCFIAMSAVTAAVVLTLPWQNFWLYLGLFLALFTLTGIANGSSYRMIPLVFRLTVPAGDPVGHERKASAALGLIGAVGGFGGFMIPQVLRASHTANGSFDAAFWVLAAVYLGLAVFTYLVYRRPGTALARANV from the coding sequence ATGGCCATCACCAGCACACCAGCCGGCACGGACAGCACCCCGAGCACCACCGAGGCACCACCCACGGACCGGCTCGTCATGGGCCCCGGCCGCTGGATCAGCAACTGGCAACCGGAACACCCAGACTTCTGGAACGGCCCCGGACGGTCTGCCGCCCGGCGTAACCTCCACTGGTCCGTGTTCTGCGAGTTCCTCGGGTTCGCCGTCTGGCAGCTCTGGTCCGTCACCGTCGTCTTCCTGCCTGCCGCCGGCTTCGACCTGAGCACCTCCCAGCAGTTCTGGCTCGTCTCCCTGCCACCGCTCGTCGGCGCGGTGCTGCGGGTGCCCTACAGCTTCACCGTGGCCCTGTTCGGCGGCCGCAACTGGACCGTCATCTCCGCGCTGTTGCTCTTGATCCCGACGACGGCCCTCGCCTTCGCGCTGTCCACCCCCGAGACCCCGGTGTGGGTGCTCTACCTCGTGGCCGCCCTGGCCGGTTTCGGCGGCGGCAACTTCGCCAGCTCCATGGCCAACATCACCTTCTTCTTCCCGGCCCGCGAGAAGGGGGCCGCCCTCGGGCTCAATGCGGCCGGCGGCAACATCGGCGTGGCAGTGGCCCAGTTCCTCGTCCCCCTCGCCGTCACCCTGCTGGCCTTCGGGACCTTCGGGCCGAACCTGCCCATGGCCGGGCTGATCTGGATCCCGTTCATCCTGCTCGCCGCGTGGGGCGCGCACCGCTACATGCACAACCTCTCCCACGCCCGCAACGACCTGAGGGGCTCGCTGTCCACCCTGCGCGAGCCGCACCTGTGGCTGATCTCCGTGATCTACATCGGGACGTTCGGTTCGTTCATGGGCTTCGGTTCCGTGTTCCCCACCCTCATCTCGCTCATGTTCCCCGCGTTCACGAGTCTGGAACTCTGGGGTGCCGCCATCTCGATGGCCTTCCTGGGGCCGCTCGTCGGTTCCCTGGCCCGGCCCTTCGGCGGCAGGCTGGCCGACCGCCGCGGCGGGGCCCGCGTCACCCTGGGCTGCTTCATCGCGATGTCCGCCGTGACCGCCGCCGTGGTGCTCACCCTGCCGTGGCAGAACTTCTGGCTCTACCTGGGCCTGTTCCTGGCGTTGTTCACCCTCACCGGCATCGCCAACGGCTCCAGCTACCGGATGATCCCGCTGGTGTTCCGCCTGACCGTCCCCGCCGGGGACCCGGTCGGCCATGAGCGCAAGGCCTCCGCCGCCCTCGGCCTGATCGGGGCCGTCGGCGGCTTCGGCGGCTTCATGATCCCGCAGGTACTCCGGGCCTCCCACACCGCGAACGGTTCCTTCGACGCCGCCTTCTGGGTCCTCGCCGCCGTGTACCTGGGACTGGCCGTGTTCACCTACCTCGTCTACCGCCGCCCCGGCACGGCCCTGGCCCGAGCCAATGTCTGA
- a CDS encoding uroporphyrinogen-III synthase, whose protein sequence is MSEPTTVASVAPALPPTLAGFRIGVTSDRRSEELISAFERRGAEVMHAPALRIAPLTESVTLHRDTRRVIGALPDYAVITTAYGMRRWMEAADAYGLGTDLHRTLAAAAILVRGSKARGAVRAAGLDDVGSPEDERTASVVDLLLARNLSGRTVAFQLHGMLDHHQIARLEKAGARVLTVMPYTWARPTEDSALLRMIEAAIDRQLDVLTFTAAPAVEAFLAVAQQYGRLDPLLEALRTDVATAVVGKVTAGPLHEAGLQPLIPSRWRLGAMIRLVCDHLEQQQVLRIRTQWGPVEIRGAQVHLVDHAADPVQLAPGPMALLRELVGAQGAVLSRGHLLEALRHCESEHALEMLVWRLRQQLPVPGLVATVVKRGYRLAV, encoded by the coding sequence ATGAGTGAGCCGACCACCGTGGCCTCCGTGGCTCCGGCCCTGCCCCCGACGCTCGCCGGCTTCCGGATCGGCGTCACCTCGGACCGGCGCAGCGAGGAGCTCATCAGTGCCTTCGAACGCCGCGGTGCCGAGGTGATGCACGCCCCGGCCCTGCGGATCGCCCCGCTGACGGAATCCGTGACCCTGCACCGGGACACCCGCCGTGTCATCGGGGCCCTGCCGGACTATGCCGTCATCACCACCGCGTATGGGATGCGCCGGTGGATGGAGGCCGCGGACGCCTACGGTCTCGGCACGGACCTGCACCGCACCCTCGCTGCCGCCGCCATCCTCGTCCGGGGTTCCAAGGCCCGCGGTGCCGTCCGGGCCGCTGGACTCGACGACGTCGGCTCACCCGAGGACGAGCGAACGGCGTCCGTGGTGGACCTGCTCCTGGCACGGAACCTGTCCGGTCGCACCGTGGCCTTCCAGCTGCACGGGATGCTGGACCATCACCAGATCGCCCGGCTGGAGAAGGCCGGCGCCCGGGTGCTGACGGTGATGCCCTACACGTGGGCCCGGCCCACGGAGGACTCGGCGCTCCTGCGGATGATCGAGGCCGCCATCGACCGCCAGCTCGATGTGCTCACCTTCACGGCGGCCCCGGCGGTGGAGGCCTTCCTCGCCGTGGCCCAGCAGTACGGACGGCTGGACCCCCTCCTCGAGGCGTTGCGGACGGATGTGGCGACGGCCGTCGTCGGGAAGGTCACCGCCGGGCCGCTGCACGAGGCAGGACTCCAACCGCTGATTCCCTCCCGGTGGCGCCTCGGCGCGATGATCCGGTTGGTGTGCGATCACCTGGAGCAGCAGCAGGTCCTGCGCATCCGGACCCAGTGGGGTCCCGTGGAGATCCGCGGCGCGCAGGTGCACCTGGTGGATCACGCGGCCGATCCCGTTCAGCTCGCCCCGGGGCCGATGGCCCTGCTGCGTGAACTGGTGGGCGCCCAGGGAGCCGTGCTCTCACGCGGGCACCTGCTGGAGGCCCTGCGCCACTGCGAATCCGAGCATGCCCTGGAGATGCTGGTGTGGCGGCTGCGCCAGCAGTTGCCGGTTCCTGGACTGGTGGCCACCGTGGTCAAGCGAGGCTACCGGCTGGCAGTCTGA
- a CDS encoding molybdopterin oxidoreductase family protein, with translation MTLTVEPAASPAASPITVTGAEFPTNRGRLCRKGATSAVLLGDRPDRLTTPLIRDRVPRGRANRDSAPLREATWDEALDLVASRITALQQRHGRDAIGVFGSGSLTNEKAYTLGKFARTALRTSRIDYNGRFCMASAAKAATEVLGLDRGLPFPLTDLDTACTVLLLGSNVADTMPPFVQHLEKARSHGGLIVVDPRRSATAQLTGDGAGHHLAPAPGGDLPLLLSVAHVLLAEGLADEDYLSRRTTGLSSFRRSVADWWPERGQSVSGVSAGRIRWLARHLAAAARASKSGGDPVFILTGRGVEQHRDGTDTAKAAISLALLLGLPGTRHGGYGTLTGQGNGQGGREMGQKADQLPGLRSITDPADREVTARHWGLPADALPGPGLAATQLLHTLGTEHGVKALLVHGANVAVSAPDVQHVQEGLRALELLVVCDFFRSETAEFADVVLPVLQWAEEDGTLTNLEGRLLRRSRAVDGPEGARSELWILAELARRLGSAVPLASEPTEVFEEIRRVTAGSRADYSGVAWDRLGEVAAYWPLDDHDPGTHPGTQEVTVSGEPVIGTPRVFTESFGHPDGKAHLGPILVRDPQPPSAQGITLTTGRLMEHYQSGTQTRRVPDLLSVHPEATVSVHPATAGGLRLVEGAHAELRSTLGSMQARVVFDAGLRTDTVFVPFHFAGRGAANRLTAGLLDPQSQMPEFKNTPVTLHPAPSVDGAPS, from the coding sequence ATGACCCTGACCGTCGAGCCCGCCGCCAGTCCCGCCGCCAGCCCCATCACCGTCACGGGCGCCGAGTTCCCGACCAACCGTGGCCGGCTCTGCCGCAAGGGTGCCACCTCCGCCGTGCTGCTGGGGGACCGACCGGACCGGCTCACCACCCCGCTGATCCGGGACCGCGTCCCTCGCGGCAGAGCGAACCGGGACAGTGCACCCCTGCGCGAGGCCACCTGGGACGAGGCCCTGGACCTCGTGGCCTCCCGGATCACGGCCCTCCAGCAGCGCCACGGCCGGGACGCCATCGGGGTCTTCGGCTCAGGCTCGCTGACCAATGAGAAGGCCTACACCCTGGGCAAGTTCGCGAGGACCGCGCTGCGCACCTCCCGGATCGACTACAACGGGCGGTTCTGCATGGCCTCCGCCGCCAAGGCCGCCACCGAGGTCCTCGGCCTGGACCGCGGCCTGCCGTTCCCGCTGACCGACCTGGATACGGCCTGCACCGTGCTGCTCCTGGGATCCAACGTGGCGGACACCATGCCGCCCTTCGTTCAGCACCTGGAGAAGGCCCGCAGCCACGGCGGACTGATCGTGGTGGACCCCCGCCGCTCGGCCACCGCGCAGCTCACCGGGGATGGCGCCGGGCACCACCTGGCCCCGGCCCCCGGCGGGGATCTGCCCCTCTTGCTGTCCGTGGCCCACGTGCTCCTCGCCGAGGGACTCGCGGACGAGGACTACCTGTCCCGCCGGACCACGGGACTGTCATCCTTCCGCCGCTCTGTCGCTGACTGGTGGCCGGAGCGGGGCCAGAGCGTCTCCGGGGTATCGGCCGGGCGCATCCGCTGGCTGGCGAGGCACCTGGCGGCGGCCGCCCGCGCGTCGAAGTCCGGTGGGGATCCGGTCTTCATCCTCACCGGCCGCGGCGTGGAACAGCACCGGGACGGGACGGACACCGCCAAGGCGGCCATCAGTCTGGCCCTGCTCCTCGGCCTGCCCGGCACCCGGCACGGCGGCTACGGCACCCTCACCGGTCAGGGCAACGGCCAGGGCGGACGGGAGATGGGCCAGAAGGCGGACCAGCTGCCCGGCCTGCGCTCCATCACCGACCCGGCCGACCGCGAGGTCACGGCCCGGCACTGGGGCCTCCCGGCGGATGCCCTGCCCGGACCCGGCCTGGCGGCCACCCAACTGCTCCACACCCTCGGGACCGAGCACGGCGTGAAGGCCCTTCTGGTGCACGGTGCCAACGTGGCGGTCTCCGCCCCGGACGTCCAGCACGTCCAGGAGGGGCTGCGGGCCCTGGAGCTGCTGGTGGTCTGCGACTTCTTCCGGTCCGAGACGGCGGAGTTCGCGGACGTCGTCCTGCCCGTCCTGCAGTGGGCTGAGGAGGACGGCACCCTGACCAACCTCGAGGGCCGCCTACTGCGTCGCTCCCGGGCCGTGGACGGACCGGAGGGGGCCCGCTCCGAGCTCTGGATCCTCGCCGAACTCGCCCGCCGCCTGGGCAGTGCCGTGCCGCTGGCCTCGGAACCCACCGAGGTCTTCGAGGAGATCCGCCGGGTGACGGCGGGCTCCCGGGCCGACTACTCCGGCGTGGCCTGGGATCGTCTCGGCGAGGTCGCCGCCTACTGGCCCCTCGACGATCACGACCCCGGCACCCACCCCGGCACCCAGGAGGTCACCGTCAGCGGCGAACCGGTGATCGGCACCCCGCGAGTCTTCACCGAGTCCTTCGGCCACCCGGACGGCAAAGCACATCTCGGGCCGATCCTTGTCCGGGACCCGCAGCCTCCCTCGGCCCAGGGAATCACTTTGACCACCGGACGGCTGATGGAGCACTACCAGTCCGGGACCCAGACGCGCCGGGTGCCGGACCTGCTCAGCGTGCACCCCGAGGCCACCGTCAGCGTCCACCCCGCCACGGCTGGCGGGCTCCGGCTGGTCGAGGGCGCCCACGCCGAACTGCGCAGTACGTTGGGGAGCATGCAGGCCCGCGTGGTGTTCGATGCCGGCCTGCGCACGGACACCGTGTTCGTCCCCTTCCACTTCGCTGGCCGGGGCGCCGCGAACCGGCTGACGGCCGGCTTACTGGATCCCCAGAGCCAGATGCCGGAGTTCAAGAACACCCCCGTGACCTTGCACCCTGCGCCATCCGTGGACGGGGCACCGTCATGA